In Streptomyces thermolilacinus SPC6, a single genomic region encodes these proteins:
- a CDS encoding DUF3151 domain-containing protein, producing the protein MSIHENLLGGPPPTHLPDDPEPRELLESGAAPEEVAAKYPASSLAWARLADVAYEGGRVVESYAYARTGYHRGLDALRRSGWKGHGPVPWEHEPNRGFLRALHALARAARDIGEQEEYERCSTFLRDSSPLAAETLG; encoded by the coding sequence ATGTCCATTCACGAGAACCTGCTGGGCGGACCGCCCCCCACCCACCTCCCCGACGACCCGGAGCCGCGCGAGCTGCTGGAGTCCGGCGCCGCGCCCGAGGAGGTCGCCGCCAAGTACCCGGCGTCCTCCCTCGCCTGGGCGCGGCTCGCGGACGTGGCGTACGAGGGCGGCCGCGTCGTCGAGTCGTACGCCTACGCCCGCACCGGCTACCACCGGGGCCTGGACGCGCTGCGCCGCAGCGGCTGGAAGGGCCACGGCCCGGTGCCGTGGGAGCACGAGCCGAACCGCGGCTTCCTGCGCGCCCTGCACGCCCTGGCGCGGGCGGCGCGGGACATCGGCGAGCAGGAGGAGTACGAGCGCTGCTCGACGTTCCTGCGCGACTCCTCCCCGCTGGCGGCCGAGACGCTCGGCTGA